A genomic window from Micromonospora ferruginea includes:
- a CDS encoding cytochrome P450 encodes MRLNPFAGAYLTDPAGVWARLLAGDGGVHHDEELGLWLISRHADVRRALADARSFGNALTLAPVYDVCPEALALVAQIDAPPTTAAADPPVHPRTRRALRVTFANTPERVEQRYGRIVRRRVDELVSRLAARGGEEVDLVTAFTAELPLLVLLDILGVPAGDVPRIRAWADGQIALIWGRPDPAEQVRLAGGLLEFWRYCQDLVRRRLDGGGDDYVGELLAYRHGDDEVLTVAEVSSIVFNLLVAGHETTAGLLAHALERALAEPDRWRSFAERPERVPAFLAETLRFAPAIDGWLRVTNRPVTLGGVTIPAGARCLLLIGAANRDPAAFRHPDRFDPERPDAHDHLSFGHGPHFCIGAALARLEAGTALTRLAAALPGLRLAPGHHRAFRPNLAFRAHRALPVTVAATVPSGHRPEG; translated from the coding sequence ATGCGGTTGAATCCGTTCGCGGGAGCGTATCTCACCGATCCGGCCGGTGTCTGGGCCCGGCTGCTGGCCGGCGACGGCGGGGTGCACCACGACGAGGAACTCGGGCTGTGGCTGATCAGCCGGCACGCCGACGTCCGGCGCGCGCTCGCCGACGCGCGGTCGTTCGGCAACGCCCTCACCCTCGCCCCGGTCTACGACGTCTGCCCGGAGGCGCTGGCCCTGGTCGCCCAGATCGACGCGCCGCCCACCACCGCCGCGGCCGACCCGCCGGTGCATCCGCGCACCCGGCGGGCGCTGCGGGTCACGTTCGCCAACACCCCGGAACGGGTCGAGCAACGCTACGGCCGGATCGTCCGCCGCCGGGTGGACGAGCTGGTGTCGCGGCTGGCCGCCCGCGGCGGGGAGGAGGTGGACCTGGTCACCGCGTTCACCGCCGAGCTGCCGCTGCTGGTCCTGCTGGACATCCTCGGGGTGCCGGCGGGCGACGTGCCGCGCATCCGGGCCTGGGCGGACGGGCAGATCGCGCTGATCTGGGGCCGGCCCGACCCGGCCGAGCAGGTGCGGCTGGCCGGCGGGCTGCTGGAGTTCTGGCGCTACTGCCAGGACCTCGTGCGGCGTCGGCTCGACGGTGGCGGCGACGACTACGTCGGCGAGCTGCTGGCGTACCGGCACGGCGACGACGAGGTGCTGACCGTGGCCGAGGTGTCCAGCATCGTGTTCAACCTGCTGGTCGCCGGGCACGAGACGACGGCCGGGCTGCTCGCCCACGCGCTGGAGCGGGCGCTGGCCGAACCGGACCGGTGGCGGTCGTTCGCCGAGCGGCCGGAGCGGGTGCCCGCGTTCCTCGCCGAGACGCTGCGCTTCGCGCCCGCCATCGACGGTTGGCTGCGGGTGACCAACCGGCCGGTCACGCTGGGCGGGGTCACCATCCCCGCCGGGGCGCGTTGCCTGCTGCTGATCGGCGCCGCCAACCGGGACCCGGCGGCGTTCCGCCACCCCGACCGGTTCGACCCGGAGCGCCCGGACGCGCACGACCACCTCTCCTTCGGCCACGGGCCGCACTTCTGCATCGGGGCGGCGCTGGCCCGGCTGGAGGCCGGCACCGCGCTCACCCGCCTCGCGGCGGCCCTGCCGGGCCTGCGGCTGGCGCCGGGACACCACCGCGCCTTCCGGCCCAACCTGGCGTTCCGGGCCCACCGGGCGCTGCCGGTCACGGTCGCCGCGACGGTGCCGTCCGGCCACCGCCCGGAGGGATGA